One Etheostoma spectabile isolate EspeVRDwgs_2016 chromosome 12, UIUC_Espe_1.0, whole genome shotgun sequence genomic window carries:
- the rb1cc1 gene encoding RB1-inducible coiled-coil protein 1 yields the protein MKLYVFQVNNGSTLTFDTDLAVQTVLELKHAIQAKYKIAIQHQVLVVNGGECMAAERRVCSYSAGTETNPIFLFNKEMILCDRDPTIPKTTFSIESEIQVKVEESLLMPAVFHTVASRTQLALEMFEVAKKLCSFCERLVHDEHLQHQGWAAIMANLDDCTLSYQKLLGKFDTSYTTYQRDLEEIKVKLTKLGTSVSVMARIPLLECLTRHSYRESMEKSSSTPGKDSDETEEEKSTHSVRHATDAQRPSKSSASFTAPVTAACEPTEDQEKNETTDSSGLRAALLDDDDDDDDDDDDDAPGFANPTCFNVTLLDWINVQDRPNDVESVVRKCFDSINRLDPRIIQPFLTDCRDTIAKLDNQNMKAIKGLEDRLYALDQMIASCKKLVNEQKELAQGFLANQKRAENLKDTSVLPDLCLSHTNQLMIMLNNHRKLLDIKKKCTTAKQELANNLQVRLKWCCYVMLHADQDGEKLQALLRLLTELIERVRVVEALSTVPQMYCLAVVEVVRRKMFMRHYREWAYALVKDGKRLYEAEKFKRESFGKLFRKSFLRNRLFRGLDSWPPTSFCTRKPRRFDDELPDISLYDLQYLKSCCPVEVQPFLMVPTMCDFEPLNRHVETLHKLFQAAESVDEMSQTITDLLSEQRISFSQRSTVFTPQSGSIPETTTPRSSKTPSSLNLQGPSCQPLHVPIPAPLEDLSPDSIDAQTFDFETIGHPNMDTILHQGSLDLDSLAESPESDFMSAVNEFVIEENMTSPNPISDPISPEMMVESLYSSVINAIDNKRMQDTTIIERENSRIAFLKQVVDKYRSAAQESHSNFRSVKEDLYHLRGLVLKEQQDFGFVLKNMTTEVQNIVDKICQTHELELKEQHQSELLSLRQELEKQVQTLTEENQVNQNIVRDVQHAMLELEGLMERKEKELTQFENDKERWVEVESNQKDRIKNLEQMMSDQIEEIKILSASRDSLTCQLENLHFEIERSQQKIRQELEVVEQSHLKEMEDKIKQEHKAELETLTKVNQEALEHLAHENTAKLIEAADHHAIALQEKDNQMKDLDARITELAELRCKVEVELALKESETEELRLLLEDAKMQQAETVESQVEAATKALNEELADIKKQLDVKNEEYEVGLAELRTIMRIERDHCISELVDRHEEETILLRNELSSLQRQAQDAENNHAEQQQKLKQEMDQLAAAPSDEKEKQLRSFQELEQELRTVISNLQAENDLLSKKLEQDRHAIEKDLEKAEASKVGSPDAFKELEQQKEDMEKRLLDKVRQLENELHERQSSRSDEGLSLRAEGRADAGAPLSLDSALQERLQQERASLQSQMDLLEKKKNEEMQNLKTSLIAEQQTNFNTVLTREKLKKEQIINELTEKLRNVTQQQEKDKALIETLSEDRASVMQEKKHLEEELNRLRSTTLVSSAFFAPNPSAQEITEAGAGAAAAARALPVAGPFSSDPMAETDRLASVAAIRDDEQVDSAVEASMVTVHDNILMSEEKQRILLLKGVNDTLTLCFFESTNPRVSDFKAVAVSSGLGTNSIKSKRLTNTCCSHFGPPLTSSLNLSCTGLKPASGTSRRPWVLGKVMEKEYCQAKKAQNRFKVPLGTKFYRVKAVPWNRKV from the exons ATGAAGTTGTATGTGTTCCAGGTCAACAATGGTAGCACATTGACATTTGACACTGATCTTGCTGTCCAAAC TGTACTGGAGCTTAAACATGCCATCCAAGCCAAATATAAGATTGCAATTCAACATCAAGTCCTTGTTGTCAATGGAGGGGAATGTATGGCTGCAGAGAGGCGTGTTTGCAGCTACAGTGCTGGCACT GAAACCAACCCCATATTCCTGTTCAACAAAGAGATGATCTTGTGTGACCGGGATCCAACGATCCCCAAAACCACCTTCTCGATTGAGAGTGAGATTCAGGTTAAGGTGGAGGAATCTCTACTGATGCCAGCTGTCTTTCACACTGTTGCCTCAAGAACACAACTTGCTCTG GAAATGTTTGAAGTTGCCAAGAAACTTTGCAGTTTTTGTGAACGATTGGTTCATGATGAACACCTTCAACACCAAGGCTGGGCTGCCATTATGGCTAATCTGGACGACTGCACTCTGTCTTATCAGAAGTTGCTCGGGAAATTTGACACTTCATACACAACTTATCAGCGTGACTTGGAAGAAATTAAGGTGAAACTAACAAA GTTAGGCACATCAGTTTCTGTAATGGCAAGGATACCTTTGCTGGAATGTTTGACAAGACACAGTTACAGAGAGAGCATGGAGAAGTCCAGTTCAACCCCAGGAAAGGATTCAGAtgagacagaagaagaaaaatccaCTCACTCTGTGCGGCATGCTACAGATGCACAGAGGCCCTCCAAGTCATCAGCATCCTTCACTGCCCCGGTGACGGCCGCATGTGAGCCAACTGAAGaccaggaaaaaaatgaaacaacggACAGTAGTGGGCTGAGAGCTGCGTTATTAGACGATGATGACGACgacgacgatgatgatgatgatgatgctccAGGGTTTGCCAACCCAACCTGCTTCAATGTCACACTATTAGACTGGATCAACGTGCAAGACCGACCTAATGATGTGGAATCGGTAGTGAGAAAATGCTTTGACTCCATCAATAGG cTTGACCCTCGGATTATTCAGCCCTTCCTCACAGATTGTCGTGACACAATTGCCAAGCTAGATAATCAAAACATGAAAGCCATCAAGGGGCTTGAGGACAGGTTGTATGCTCTTGACCAAATGATTGCAAGCTGTAAGAAGTTGGTGAATGAACAGAAAGAACTAGCTCAG GGATTTTTGGCCAATCAAAAGCGGGCCGAAAACCTGAAGGATACATCTGTTCTGCCTGACTTGTGTCTAAGTCACACCAACCAGCTGATGATCATGCTGAACAACCACAGGAAGCTGCTAGACATAAAAAAGAAGTGCACAACTGCCAAACAAGAGCTTGCAAACAACCTTCAAGTCAGACTCAA ATGGTGCTGCTACGTGATGCTTCATGCAGACCAGGATGGGGAGAAGCTTCAGGCTCTACTCAGACTTCTGACAGAGCTAATAGAAAGAGTGAGGGTGGTGGAGGCCCTCAGTACTGTCCCTCAGATGTACTGCTTGGCGGTGGTGGAAGTCGTCAGAAGAAAAATGTTCATGCGCCACTACAGAGAG TGGGCTTATGCACTTGTGAAGGATGGGAAACGACTGTACGAGGCGGAGAAGTTCAAAAGGGAATCCTTTGGGAAACTCTTCA GGAAGTCTTTCCTAAGAAATCGTTTGTTTAGAGGACTCGATTCATGGCCTCCAACATCCTTTTGT ACCCGAAAGCCCAGAAGGTTTGACGACGAACTTCCAGACATCTCACTTTATGACCTGCAGTACTTGAAATCGTGTTGTCCTGTAGAGGTGCAGCCTTTCCTTAT gGTTCCCACAATGTGTGACTTCGAACCCTTAAATCGCCACGTAGAGACACTTCACAAGCTGTTCCAAGCTGCAGAGAGTGTGGATGAGATGTCTCAAACTATTACTGACTTGCTAAGTGAACAAAGG ATATCCTTTAGTCAAAGATCAACTGTGTTTACCCCACAGTCTGGAAGCATACCGGAGACCACAACACCGAGGTCCTCCAAAACCCCTTCCTCTCTTAACCTTCAGGGACCCAGCTGCCAGCCCCTACATGTTCCCATCCCAGCTCCTCTAGAGGACTTGTCCCCAGACAGCATAGATGCGCAAACATTTGACTTTGAAACCATTGGCCACCCAAACATGGATACCATTCTGCACCAGGGCTCCCTTGACTTGGATTCTCTAGCAGAGAGCCCTGAATCTGACTTCATGTCTGCTGTCAACGAGTTTGTGATTGAAGAGAACATGACCTCTCCGAATCCCATCAGTGACCCTATTAGCCCTGAAATGATGGTGGAGTCGCTGTACTCTTCAGTCATCAACGCTATTGACAACAAGCGCATGCAGGATACCACAATAATAGAGAGGGAGAACTCAAGGATCGCTTTTCTCAAACAAGTGGTTGACAAGTACCGATCTGCTGCACAGGAGTCTCATTCAAACTTCAGAAGTGTAAAGGAGGACCTCTATCACTTGAGAGGCCTGGTATTAAAAGAACAACAAgactttggatttgttttgaaGAATATGACCACAGAGGTGCAAAACATTGTGGACAAAATCTGCCAGACCCACGAACTGGAACTGAAGGAGCAGCATCAAAGTGAGCTTCTCTCCCTTCGTCAAGAGCTTGAGAAACAGGTTCAAACACTAACAGAGGAAAACCAAGTAAACCAGAACATTGTCAGAGATGTCCAGCACGCAATGCTGGAGCTGGAGGGGCTTATGGAGCGCAAAGAGAAAGAACTTACACAgtttgaaaatgacaaagagcGATGGGTCGAAGTAGAGAGCAACCAGAAGGATAGGATCAAAAACCTGGAGCAAATGATGAGTGATCAAATCGAAGAGATCAAGATACTTTCAGCTTCAAGAGACTCTCTGACCTGCCAGCTTGAGAATCTGCACTTTGAGATCGAACGGAGCCAGCAGAAGATCCGGCAGGAGCTGGAAGTTGTTGAGCAGTCCCACTTAAAGGAGATGGAGGACAAAATAAAGCAGGAACACAAAGCAGAATTGGAGACCCTTACCAAGGTAAACCAGGAGGCTTTGGAACATCTGGCTCATGAAAATACTGCAAAGTTAATTGAGGCAGCTGATCACCATGCCATTGCACTTCAAGAGAAGGACAACCAAATGAAGGACTTGGATGCTCGTATTACTGAGCTAGCAGAACTCCGCTGCAAAGTAGAGGTGGAGCTAGCCCTCAAAGAGTCCGAGACAGAAGAGTTGAGGCTCTTATTGGAGGATGCCAAGATGCAGCAGGCAGAGACTGTGGAGTCCCAGGTAGAGGCAGCGACCAAAGCCCTTAATGAAGAGCTGGCAGATATCAAAAAACAGCTTGATGTAAAAAATGAGGAGTATGAAGTGGGCCTAGCAGAGCTGAGGACTATCATGAGAATTGAGAGGGACCACTGCATCTCAGAGCTGGTGGACAGACACGAGGAAGAGACTATTTTGTTGCGCAATGAGCTCTCCAGCCTGCAGCGGCAAGCCCAGGATGCTGAGAATAACCATGCTGAGCAGCAACAGAAACTTAAGCAGGAAATGGACCAGCTAGCAGCTGCTCCaagtgatgaaaaagaaaagcagttgAGGAGCTTCCAGGAACTGGAGCAGGAGCTGAGGACTGTTATTAGCAATTTGCAGGCCGAAAATGACCTGCTCTCCAAAAAACTAGAGCAGGACAGACATGCAATCGAGAAAGATTTAGAAAAAGCAGAGGCCTCTAAGGTTGGATCACCAGATGCCTTTAAAGAGTTGGAGCAGCAgaaggaggacatggagaagAGACTGTTAGACAAAGTTAGACAGCTTGAGAATGAGCTTCATGAGAGACAATCCTCCAGAAG TGATGAAGGGTTGTCCCTGCGTGCTGAGGGGCGTGCAGATGCCGGAGCACCTCTGTCTTTAGACTCTGCACTACAAGAGCGGCTGCAGCAGGAGAGGGCCTCCCTGCAGTCCCAGATGGACCTcttggagaagaagaagaatgaggAGATGCAGAACCTCAAGACATCACTAATCGCAGAGCAGCAG aCTAATTTCAACACTGTTCTAACCCGAGAGAAGCTGAAGAAGGAGCAGATCATCAATGAGCTCACAGAGAAGTTGCGGAATGTAACGCAGCAGCAGGAGAAGGACAAAG CTCTGATAGAGACACTCTCCGAGGACCGAGCTAGTGTCATGCAGGAGAAAAAACACTTGGAAGAAGAGCTTAACCGCCTGCGCAGCACTACACTGGTCTCCTCTGCCTTCTTCGCTCCTAACCCCTCAGCTCAGGAGATCACAGAAGCTGGAGCAGGAGCTGCAGCTGCAGCTAGAGCTCTGCCTGTTGCTGGGCCTTTTTCCTCTGACCCCATGGCTGAAACCGACAGACTGGCCTCTGTGGCGGCCATTCGAGATGACGAACAGGTTGATTCAGCAGTGGAAGCCAGCATGGTGACAGTCCA TGATAACATCCTGATGTCGGAGGAGAAACAGCGGATACTCCTACTAAAGGGGGTAAATGACACTCTCACACTCTGCTTTTTCGAGAGCACAAACCCCAGGGTTTCTG atttcaAAGCAGTCGCTGTGTCGTCAGGGCTTGGGACAAATTCCATCAAGAGTAA AAG ACTGACAAATACGTGCTGTTCACATTTTGGCCCCCCCCTTACTTCCTCCCTCAATCTCTCCTGCACGGGCCTCAAACC agcaTCAGGGACCTCAAGACGGCCGTGGGTACTTGGAAAGGTCATGGAGAAGGAATATTGCCAGGCAAAAAAG GCCCAGAACAGGTTCAAAGTTCCATTAGGAACCAAGTTCTACAGAGTGAAAGCTGTTCCGTGGAACAGAAAAGTATAA